From the genome of Gloeomargarita sp. SRBZ-1_bins_9, one region includes:
- a CDS encoding urease accessory protein UreD — protein MGHWRGELVATWCQKEGVTRLASAYVTTPWQLQRPFYPEGPEWCHTVTLQLGGGMVGGDELVCRGHLQAGAKLLLTTATANKVYRSLSPQLPQVSSSHWQVESQAILELFPQETILFAQAHWQQTLVIELHPRAWCCGWEMYRFGRTARGERFWGGTWRNATEIWCQGQPLWIDRQFLQGTPEFLDSPNGLAGQPVLGTFWLVGQEVSPELIERLRAALPPGTGEMGLTRLMGGLVGRYRGPSTAECRRWFLTLWHLLRPLYAQRPPCLPRVWQLEQEVALGHG, from the coding sequence GTGGGGCATTGGCGAGGGGAGTTGGTCGCTACCTGGTGTCAGAAAGAAGGTGTGACCCGGCTGGCTTCAGCCTATGTGACGACGCCCTGGCAACTCCAGCGCCCGTTTTACCCGGAGGGTCCGGAATGGTGCCATACGGTTACCCTGCAGTTGGGGGGAGGGATGGTCGGGGGTGACGAGCTGGTCTGCCGGGGCCATCTCCAGGCGGGAGCCAAACTGTTGCTAACGACGGCGACGGCAAACAAGGTGTACCGCAGCCTTTCACCACAGTTGCCCCAGGTCAGTTCCAGTCACTGGCAGGTGGAGTCCCAGGCAATTTTGGAGCTGTTTCCCCAGGAGACCATTCTTTTTGCCCAGGCGCACTGGCAGCAGACGCTGGTGATTGAGTTGCATCCTAGAGCTTGGTGTTGTGGCTGGGAGATGTACCGCTTTGGCCGCACGGCCCGGGGGGAACGCTTCTGGGGAGGCACCTGGCGCAACGCCACCGAAATCTGGTGCCAGGGTCAACCTTTGTGGATTGACCGACAGTTTCTGCAGGGAACACCGGAGTTTTTAGACAGCCCCAATGGTCTGGCGGGGCAACCGGTTTTGGGGACGTTTTGGTTGGTGGGCCAGGAGGTGAGTCCGGAGCTGATTGAGCGCCTACGGGCTGCCTTGCCGCCGGGGACTGGTGAGATGGGGTTGACCCGACTGATGGGGGGGCTGGTGGGGCGCTATCGCGGACCCTCCACGGCGGAGTGTCGGCGCTGGTTTCTCACGCTGTGGCACCTTTTGCGCCCTCTGTACGCCCAGCGACCCCCCTGTCTGCCGCGGGTGTGGCAGCTAGAACAGGAAGTAGCGTTGGGCCATGGGTAA
- the ureA gene encoding urease subunit gamma, which produces MHLTPQEKDKLLIFTAALVAERRKQRGLKLNYPEAVALITAAILEGAREGKTVAQLMHEGTQILKKSEVMEGVAEMIPEVQVEATFPDGTKLVTVHQPIRD; this is translated from the coding sequence ATGCACCTGACACCCCAGGAGAAGGACAAGTTGTTAATTTTTACGGCGGCCCTGGTGGCGGAGCGGCGCAAGCAACGGGGCCTCAAACTCAACTATCCTGAGGCGGTTGCCCTGATTACGGCAGCGATTCTGGAGGGGGCGCGGGAGGGGAAAACGGTAGCCCAACTTATGCACGAAGGCACCCAAATCCTAAAAAAATCCGAGGTCATGGAGGGGGTGGCCGAGATGATTCCGGAGGTGCAAGTGGAGGCCACCTTCCCCGATGGCACCAAACTGGTCACCGTTCACCAACCCATTCGCGATTAG
- the ureG gene encoding urease accessory protein UreG, whose translation MAALHVGIAGPVGSGKTALVEALCKSLRERYSIAVVTNDIYTKEDALILTRVQALSPDRIEGVETGGCPHTAIRDDVSINLAAIQRLEQRFPDLDLLLVESGGDNLSATFSPELVDITIFVIDVAAGDKIPRKGGPGITKSDLLVINKIDLAPYVGADLGVMERDARRMRGDKPFVFTNLKTREGLSQVIDFLSPFLPLKVSTS comes from the coding sequence GTGGCTGCTTTACATGTTGGCATTGCTGGTCCTGTGGGGTCAGGCAAAACCGCCCTAGTCGAAGCCCTCTGTAAATCCCTGCGGGAGCGCTACAGCATTGCCGTGGTCACCAACGACATCTACACCAAAGAGGACGCCCTGATACTCACCCGAGTCCAAGCCCTTAGCCCCGACCGCATTGAAGGGGTGGAAACAGGGGGCTGTCCCCACACGGCCATTCGGGATGACGTCTCCATCAACTTAGCGGCCATTCAGCGGCTGGAGCAACGGTTTCCCGACCTGGACCTGCTATTGGTCGAAAGCGGCGGCGACAACCTTTCGGCCACCTTTAGCCCGGAACTGGTAGACATCACCATCTTTGTCATTGACGTGGCCGCTGGCGACAAGATTCCCCGCAAAGGAGGTCCTGGCATCACCAAATCCGACCTGCTAGTGATCAACAAAATTGACCTGGCACCCTACGTGGGGGCTGATTTGGGGGTGATGGAGCGGGATGCCCGGCGCATGCGCGGTGATAAACCCTTCGTTTTCACCAACCTGAAAACCCGCGAAGGCTTGTCCCAGGTCATCGACTTTCTATCCCCCTTTCTCCCCTTGAAAGTTTCTACATCCTAG
- a CDS encoding energy-coupling factor ABC transporter permease — translation MHIAEGFLPTRWVLLWWLVFLPFFLVGLRALGQVTQRAPETKLLLALAGAFTFVLSALKLPSVTGSCSHPTGTGLGAVLFGPGVMTVLGSLVLLFQALLLAHGGLTTLGANGFSMAVVGPWVAYAVFYLVWKGTGRQGIAVFLAAALGNLATYVVTSMQLALAFPAEVGGFGAALAKFAAIFAVTQIPLAISEGFLTALVWNWLQTYGREELAVLRLVPEEGAS, via the coding sequence ATGCATATTGCGGAAGGGTTTTTGCCAACCCGGTGGGTGCTGCTGTGGTGGCTGGTATTTTTGCCCTTTTTCCTAGTGGGGTTGCGTGCTTTAGGGCAGGTCACCCAGCGGGCGCCGGAAACCAAATTGCTGCTGGCGTTGGCCGGGGCGTTCACGTTTGTGCTGTCGGCGCTGAAGTTGCCTTCGGTGACTGGGAGTTGCTCTCACCCCACCGGCACGGGTTTGGGGGCGGTTCTGTTTGGCCCTGGCGTCATGACGGTGCTGGGTAGTTTGGTGCTGTTGTTTCAGGCTCTGTTGTTAGCCCATGGGGGGTTGACAACCCTGGGCGCTAATGGATTTTCCATGGCGGTGGTGGGGCCGTGGGTGGCCTATGCCGTTTTTTACTTGGTCTGGAAAGGGACGGGACGGCAAGGGATAGCGGTGTTTTTGGCCGCAGCCCTGGGGAATTTGGCGACGTACGTGGTGACGTCGATGCAACTGGCGCTGGCGTTTCCGGCAGAGGTGGGTGGATTTGGTGCAGCATTGGCCAAATTTGCCGCAATTTTTGCCGTGACCCAGATTCCTTTGGCCATTAGCGAGGGTTTTTTGACGGCCCTGGTATGGAATTGGCTGCAAACCTATGGCCGGGAAGAGCTGGCGGTGCTGCGGCTGGTGCCGGAGGAGGGGGCGTCATGA
- the urtC gene encoding urea ABC transporter permease subunit UrtC, whose amino-acid sequence MGQRQRLLWLEIGVVVGTALALVFVIPPILVGLGQGFRVNLLGRFLALAIAGLAIDLIWGYTGLLSLGHGVFFGLGGYALAMHLKLQFPPDTQVRLPSFMPLYGVTELPWLWRPFFSFPFTLVAIILVPALLGALIGYLIFRNRIRGVYFSILTQALTIIFFNFFNGQQKLLNGTNGLTDFQTIFGYRVSDPQTQGVFYGLTVLALAASYGLCRWLTSGRFGCLLVAIRDDEPRVRMLGYNPTVVKVFVFAISAALAGLAGALYTPQTGIISPRVMDIAFSIEMVIWVAVGGRASLVGAVVGTLVVNFAKSLLSESFPQVWLFFLGGLFLAVVLLLPEGIVGWLRTTGWEWWQKTTGQRRLSTYPKLELEMDADYEHLGDQRPNG is encoded by the coding sequence ATGGGCCAAAGGCAGCGGTTGTTGTGGCTGGAAATTGGGGTGGTTGTGGGCACGGCGCTGGCGCTGGTTTTTGTCATACCCCCTATTTTGGTGGGTCTGGGCCAGGGATTTCGGGTGAATCTGCTGGGGCGTTTTTTGGCGCTGGCGATTGCAGGCTTGGCTATTGATTTGATTTGGGGCTATACGGGGCTGTTGAGTTTGGGGCATGGGGTGTTTTTTGGGCTGGGGGGCTATGCTCTGGCAATGCATCTGAAGTTGCAATTTCCGCCGGATACACAGGTAAGACTGCCTTCGTTTATGCCCCTGTATGGTGTGACGGAGTTGCCCTGGTTGTGGCGGCCTTTTTTCTCGTTTCCTTTTACCTTGGTGGCAATTATTTTGGTGCCGGCGCTTTTGGGGGCGCTCATCGGCTATCTGATTTTTCGTAACCGGATCCGTGGGGTTTACTTTTCCATCCTGACCCAGGCGCTCACCATCATTTTCTTTAATTTTTTCAATGGTCAACAAAAATTACTCAATGGCACCAATGGGTTGACGGATTTTCAAACAATCTTTGGTTATCGGGTGAGCGACCCGCAAACTCAAGGGGTTTTCTATGGGCTGACGGTGTTGGCTTTGGCGGCTAGTTATGGTCTGTGCCGCTGGTTGACCAGTGGGCGATTTGGCTGTTTGCTGGTGGCGATTCGGGATGATGAACCTCGGGTCCGTATGCTGGGCTATAATCCTACTGTGGTGAAGGTTTTTGTTTTTGCAATTTCTGCGGCTTTGGCGGGTTTAGCGGGCGCTTTGTACACGCCACAAACGGGTATCATCTCGCCTAGGGTGATGGACATTGCTTTTTCTATCGAAATGGTGATTTGGGTGGCCGTTGGGGGACGGGCATCTTTGGTAGGAGCGGTGGTGGGGACGTTGGTAGTCAATTTTGCCAAGAGTCTTTTGAGTGAGAGTTTTCCCCAGGTCTGGTTGTTTTTCTTGGGGGGGTTGTTCCTGGCGGTGGTCCTGTTGTTGCCGGAGGGCATCGTGGGGTGGTTGCGGACCACCGGCTGGGAATGGTGGCAAAAAACTACGGGTCAACGGCGGTTGTCAACCTACCCCAAACTTGAGCTGGAGATGGACGCAGACTATGAACATCTTGGAGACCAAAGACCTAACGGTTAG
- a CDS encoding urease accessory protein UreF: MSLLALLQLASPALPVGAYSYSEGIEWLVERGVLRSSADLERWLRQELQYGAVQVEGQVLRVLYGAIAQADNAQLDYWNRWLSAQRETEELRHQSWQMGQALLRLLQDMGLFPDWVTVALTPCNYGVAFALTAYQWGLTLPEALVAYLFSWAANLVSAGVRAIPIGPTEGQKLLFGLHGLIHQQTQALLAETTPPFYSCSVGLGLASMYHETQYSRLFRS; the protein is encoded by the coding sequence ATGTCGCTACTGGCTCTGCTCCAGTTGGCTAGCCCGGCGCTGCCGGTGGGGGCCTACAGCTACTCGGAGGGGATTGAGTGGCTAGTGGAACGGGGTGTGCTGCGCAGTAGCGCTGACCTAGAACGCTGGTTGCGCCAGGAGTTGCAATATGGGGCGGTGCAGGTGGAGGGGCAGGTGCTGCGGGTGTTATATGGGGCCATCGCCCAGGCGGATAATGCCCAACTGGATTACTGGAATCGCTGGTTGTCGGCTCAACGGGAGACCGAGGAACTGCGCCACCAGAGTTGGCAAATGGGGCAGGCGCTGCTGCGATTACTTCAAGACATGGGGCTATTTCCTGACTGGGTCACGGTTGCTTTGACGCCGTGTAACTATGGGGTGGCCTTTGCCCTGACGGCCTATCAGTGGGGTCTGACGCTGCCAGAGGCACTGGTAGCTTACCTATTTAGCTGGGCTGCTAACTTGGTCAGTGCCGGCGTCCGCGCTATTCCCATAGGTCCAACGGAGGGCCAGAAGCTGCTGTTTGGCCTGCATGGGCTCATCCACCAGCAAACCCAGGCGCTCTTGGCTGAAACGACACCGCCTTTCTACAGCTGCTCGGTCGGGCTGGGCTTAGCCAGCATGTACCATGAAACCCAGTACAGTCGTTTGTTTCGGAGCTAG
- the urtA gene encoding urea ABC transporter substrate-binding protein, with the protein MMKRRRFLVSSSLFVGTSVLIKACGTPGGTGAGDTIKVGVLHSLSGTMAISEKSVVDAELLAIEEINAAGGVLGKKIEPVIEDGASDWPTFAEKAKKLIDQDKVATVFGCWTSASRKAVLPVFEEKQHMLWYPVQYEGQECSKNIFYTGAAPNQQIEPSVDWLLQNKGKEFFLIGSDYVFPRTANTIIKAQLAAKGGKVVGEDYVPLGSTEVAPIIAKIRAALPNGGVIYNTLNGDSNVAFFKQLKGAGLGPDKYPSMSVSIAEEEVRAIGVEFLKGHYAAWNYFQTVDTPASKKFVESFKAKYGADRVVNDPMEAAYIAVYLWKQAVEKAGTFEDLEKVRQAAYGLTFDAPEGQVRMNSNHHLSKFVRIGQVRDDGLFDIVFATDKPVDPVPWNQYVAETKGFACDWSDPAKGGKYRI; encoded by the coding sequence ATGATGAAGCGTCGTCGCTTTTTGGTGTCCAGTTCCTTATTTGTGGGGACCAGTGTGTTGATCAAGGCCTGTGGAACTCCTGGAGGAACGGGTGCAGGGGACACGATTAAAGTGGGTGTTCTCCATTCCCTTAGCGGTACCATGGCCATTAGTGAAAAGAGTGTGGTGGATGCCGAATTGTTGGCTATTGAGGAAATCAATGCTGCTGGTGGTGTGCTGGGTAAAAAGATTGAGCCGGTGATCGAAGACGGCGCTTCTGACTGGCCCACCTTTGCCGAAAAAGCAAAAAAACTGATTGATCAAGACAAGGTGGCTACGGTCTTTGGCTGCTGGACGTCCGCCAGTCGTAAAGCGGTTTTACCAGTGTTTGAAGAGAAGCAACACATGCTCTGGTACCCCGTGCAGTATGAGGGGCAAGAGTGCTCCAAAAATATCTTCTACACGGGTGCGGCGCCTAACCAGCAAATTGAACCTTCAGTGGATTGGTTACTCCAAAATAAGGGCAAGGAGTTTTTCCTGATTGGTTCGGATTACGTTTTTCCCCGCACGGCCAATACCATCATCAAGGCCCAGTTGGCGGCCAAAGGGGGCAAGGTGGTGGGGGAAGATTACGTGCCTTTGGGGAGTACGGAGGTGGCACCCATCATTGCCAAAATCCGCGCTGCCTTGCCCAATGGGGGAGTTATTTACAACACGCTGAATGGGGATAGCAATGTGGCCTTCTTTAAGCAATTGAAGGGGGCAGGTCTGGGGCCCGATAAGTATCCTTCCATGTCGGTCAGTATCGCTGAGGAGGAAGTGAGGGCCATTGGGGTGGAGTTTCTCAAGGGGCATTACGCAGCCTGGAATTACTTCCAAACGGTGGATACGCCGGCGAGTAAGAAATTTGTAGAGTCTTTCAAGGCTAAATACGGAGCAGACCGGGTGGTCAATGACCCCATGGAGGCGGCTTACATCGCGGTTTATCTGTGGAAACAGGCGGTGGAAAAGGCAGGGACCTTTGAGGACCTGGAAAAGGTACGCCAGGCCGCCTATGGTTTGACTTTTGACGCCCCAGAGGGACAGGTGCGGATGAATAGCAATCATCACTTGTCCAAGTTTGTGCGGATTGGTCAGGTGCGGGATGATGGGTTGTTTGATATTGTGTTTGCCACGGATAAACCGGTAGACCCGGTGCCCTGGAACCAATACGTGGCTGAAACTAAAGGATTTGCCTGTGATTGGTCGGACCCGGCGAAAGGAGGGAAGTACCGCATCTGA
- a CDS encoding urease subunit beta: MIPGEIITPDEEIELNAGKPTLTITVSNRGDRPIQVGSHYHFYEVNGFLEFDREPTKGMRLDIPAGTAIRFEPGDTKQVRLIPYGGSREVYGFNARVEGKL; encoded by the coding sequence ATGATTCCTGGTGAAATCATTACCCCTGATGAGGAGATTGAACTCAATGCTGGTAAACCCACCCTCACCATTACCGTGTCCAACCGAGGCGACCGCCCCATCCAAGTGGGTTCCCACTATCACTTCTACGAAGTAAATGGCTTTCTGGAATTTGACCGGGAACCTACCAAAGGAATGCGGTTAGATATTCCTGCCGGAACGGCTATTCGTTTTGAACCCGGGGACACCAAGCAAGTTAGATTAATTCCCTACGGCGGCAGCCGGGAAGTCTACGGCTTCAACGCCCGGGTGGAGGGCAAGTTATGA
- the ureE gene encoding urease accessory protein UreE: protein MAFVKMATYAAVVLAKGTARPVTGVLSLTAEERRKRLLPWQTSEGETVYLELPRGVVLQDEDVLHVPARDWVLTVAARPEPVLTVRASQPLLLLRAAYHLGNRHVPLQITPEWLRLAADGVLADLLREMGLTVTEEMACFYPEMGAYHHH, encoded by the coding sequence ATGGCATTTGTCAAAATGGCTACCTACGCGGCGGTCGTACTGGCCAAAGGAACGGCAAGACCAGTTACGGGGGTCCTTTCCCTAACGGCGGAGGAGCGGCGCAAACGTCTCTTGCCCTGGCAAACGTCTGAGGGGGAAACGGTGTATTTGGAATTGCCGCGGGGGGTGGTGCTCCAGGATGAGGATGTGCTGCATGTACCGGCGCGGGATTGGGTGCTGACAGTGGCGGCGCGCCCTGAACCGGTCCTGACGGTGCGGGCTTCTCAACCCCTATTGCTCCTGCGGGCCGCTTACCATTTGGGGAATCGCCATGTCCCTTTGCAAATCACACCAGAGTGGCTACGGCTAGCGGCAGATGGGGTTTTGGCTGACCTGTTGCGGGAGATGGGGCTGACCGTCACCGAGGAGATGGCGTGTTTCTATCCGGAGATGGGGGCCTATCACCACCATTGA
- a CDS encoding energy-coupling factor ABC transporter substrate-binding protein, whose translation MPWRVNGLLLLGVVALTVMPLLLRRDAAFEGADAQAPQAVKELRPDYEPWVQPLFEPASGEIESLLFALQAGLGAGVLGYVLGRYHGRSQKQR comes from the coding sequence ATGCCCTGGCGGGTCAATGGGTTACTGTTGCTGGGGGTCGTAGCCCTGACGGTTATGCCCCTGCTGCTGCGGCGCGACGCGGCGTTTGAGGGGGCCGATGCCCAAGCACCCCAGGCGGTCAAGGAACTGAGGCCTGATTACGAACCCTGGGTGCAACCGCTATTTGAGCCGGCCAGTGGTGAAATTGAATCCCTGTTGTTTGCGCTGCAGGCCGGGTTGGGGGCGGGGGTACTGGGCTACGTGCTCGGGCGATACCACGGTCGCAGCCAGAAGCAGCGCTAA
- the cbiQ gene encoding cobalt ECF transporter T component CbiQ, with amino-acid sequence MHHYLESYAYRNALRSVSPTAKAGLALGLLVLALVAQPLTQGIIVVWLARWTVSHARIPWRVYGGWLGVLVLFWLLSLPALVIQVVPPLVAFPVEDVWLVVDVGDWQVFLSHRGVYTALTTGLRSLACSSCLLFLLFTTPFSDLLQVLRCCRLPPLLLDVLLLMYRLIFLLLGEVAIMYTAQQARGGYRNWPQALVSLGLLTGQLWLRTLRRYEQLALGLAARGWQGHGRVSLPVTSHLPRRYVVEALVGGLGLLALEGVLRQ; translated from the coding sequence GTGCATCATTACCTGGAGAGCTACGCCTACCGCAATGCCCTGCGGTCGGTGTCTCCCACAGCCAAGGCGGGGTTGGCCTTAGGGTTACTGGTGCTGGCGTTGGTGGCCCAACCCCTGACCCAGGGGATTATCGTCGTGTGGTTGGCGCGGTGGACTGTGAGTCATGCCCGAATTCCTTGGCGGGTGTATGGGGGATGGCTGGGGGTACTCGTGCTGTTTTGGCTGCTGAGCCTGCCGGCACTGGTGATTCAGGTGGTCCCTCCGCTGGTCGCCTTCCCCGTAGAGGATGTCTGGCTGGTTGTTGATGTGGGCGATTGGCAGGTCTTTCTCAGCCACCGGGGGGTTTACACCGCTTTGACCACAGGGTTACGCTCCCTGGCCTGTAGCAGTTGCTTACTCTTCCTGTTGTTTACCACCCCCTTTAGTGACCTGCTCCAGGTGCTGCGCTGCTGCCGGTTACCCCCCCTCCTGCTGGATGTGCTGCTATTGATGTATCGCTTGATCTTTCTCCTTTTGGGGGAGGTTGCCATAATGTACACAGCTCAACAGGCACGGGGGGGCTACCGGAACTGGCCTCAGGCATTGGTGAGTTTGGGGCTGCTAACCGGGCAACTGTGGCTGCGCACGCTACGCCGTTACGAACAACTGGCCCTGGGATTGGCGGCGCGGGGTTGGCAGGGCCATGGGCGCGTATCTTTACCAGTGACCTCGCACCTGCCCCGGCGGTATGTTGTCGAAGCCCTCGTAGGCGGGTTGGGACTCCTGGCACTCGAAGGGGTACTCCGCCAGTGA
- the ureC gene encoding urease subunit alpha yields the protein MSYRMSRRAYAQTYGPTVGDRVRLADTELFIEVEKDFTLYGEEVKFGGGKVIRDGMGQSPIARGAGAVDTVITNALILDWWGIVKADVGIKDGKIAAIGKAGNPYTQDGVTIIIGPGTEIIAGEGLILTAGGIDTHIHFICPQQIEVALAAGVTTLIGGGTGPATGTCATTCTPGPWHIHRMLEAAEGFPVNLGFLGKGNSAKPEGLREQIRAGAIGLKLHEDWGTTPAAIDVCLSVAEEFDVQVAIHTDTLNESGFVEDTIRAFKGRVIHTYHTEGAGGGHAPDIIKVCGEPNVLPSSTNPTRPYTVNTLEEHLDMLMVCHHLDPNIPEDVAFAESRIRRETIAAEDILHDMGALSILSSDSQAMGRVGEVIIRTWQTAHKMKCQRGPLPEDDKADNFRVRRYIAKYTINPAIAHGIARYVGSVEVGKFADLCLWKPAFFGVKPEMVLKAGAIVWSQMGDANASIPTPEPIHMRPMFASFGRCTYSTSFTFVSKVALEEGIPQQLGLQKRVLPVENIRRLSKKDLKLNDALPHIEVDPETYIVRANGEVLLCEPAPVLPMAQRYFLF from the coding sequence ATGAGCTATCGCATGAGCCGCCGCGCCTATGCCCAAACCTACGGCCCTACCGTGGGTGACCGAGTTCGACTGGCGGATACCGAGCTATTTATCGAGGTGGAAAAAGACTTCACCCTCTACGGGGAAGAGGTGAAATTCGGTGGGGGCAAGGTCATCCGCGATGGCATGGGTCAGTCCCCCATTGCCCGGGGAGCAGGGGCCGTGGATACGGTGATCACCAACGCCCTCATCCTGGACTGGTGGGGTATTGTCAAAGCCGATGTGGGCATCAAAGACGGTAAGATTGCTGCCATTGGCAAAGCCGGCAATCCCTACACCCAGGATGGGGTGACGATCATTATTGGGCCGGGAACAGAAATTATTGCCGGTGAGGGCCTGATCCTGACGGCGGGGGGCATTGACACCCACATTCACTTTATTTGTCCCCAGCAGATCGAGGTGGCCTTGGCCGCGGGCGTCACCACCCTGATTGGCGGCGGCACCGGACCTGCCACCGGCACTTGCGCCACCACCTGCACACCCGGACCCTGGCATATTCATCGCATGCTCGAGGCCGCCGAGGGCTTTCCCGTCAACTTAGGTTTCTTGGGCAAGGGCAACAGCGCCAAACCGGAAGGCCTACGGGAGCAAATCCGCGCCGGCGCCATTGGTCTCAAGCTCCACGAAGACTGGGGAACGACACCAGCAGCCATTGATGTCTGTCTGAGTGTGGCCGAGGAATTCGACGTGCAGGTAGCTATCCATACCGATACTTTAAATGAATCCGGTTTTGTGGAGGACACCATTCGTGCCTTCAAAGGGCGAGTCATTCACACCTACCATACAGAGGGAGCCGGTGGTGGCCATGCCCCCGACATCATCAAAGTCTGCGGCGAGCCGAATGTTTTACCCTCCTCCACCAATCCCACCCGCCCCTACACCGTCAACACCCTAGAGGAGCACCTGGACATGTTGATGGTGTGCCATCACCTAGACCCCAATATTCCTGAAGACGTGGCCTTTGCCGAATCTCGCATCCGCCGGGAGACCATCGCCGCCGAAGACATCCTACACGACATGGGCGCCCTGAGCATACTTTCTTCCGACTCCCAGGCCATGGGGCGGGTGGGGGAGGTCATTATTCGCACCTGGCAGACGGCTCACAAGATGAAATGCCAGCGCGGCCCCCTACCCGAAGACGACAAGGCGGACAACTTTCGCGTGCGCCGCTACATCGCCAAATACACCATTAACCCTGCCATTGCCCATGGCATTGCCCGCTACGTAGGGTCGGTGGAGGTGGGCAAATTTGCCGACTTGTGTCTATGGAAACCTGCCTTTTTTGGTGTCAAACCAGAGATGGTGCTCAAGGCCGGTGCAATCGTTTGGAGCCAAATGGGAGATGCCAACGCCAGCATTCCCACGCCAGAGCCGATCCACATGCGCCCCATGTTTGCCAGCTTTGGTCGCTGCACCTACAGCACGTCTTTCACCTTCGTATCCAAAGTGGCCCTTGAGGAAGGCATCCCCCAGCAGTTGGGGTTGCAAAAGCGGGTATTGCCGGTGGAAAACATTCGCCGTCTCAGCAAGAAAGACCTCAAGCTCAACGATGCCCTTCCCCACATCGAAGTGGACCCAGAAACCTACATAGTGCGGGCCAATGGCGAGGTGCTCCTGTGTGAGCCGGCCCCGGTTTTACCCATGGCCCAACGCTACTTCCTGTTCTAG
- a CDS encoding DMT family transporter — protein MLRLLGLVSPFFFWGTAMIVMKALLPETGPWFVGAFRLIPAGVLVLTAALVLGRPQPRTWLAWLGILLFALVDGALFQGFLVTGLARTQAGLGSVMIDSQPLAVALLAWLLYGEVIGLWGWIGLVLGVTGIALIALSPQEWLQGVNWWGHGEWWMLLAALAMAVGTVMMRWLSRWADPLVATGWHMVLGGVPLLVLSVMQEGPVWQHLTGWDWLGLAYTTVLGSAASYGLFFYLAAKGNLTSLSALTFLTPVFALTFGALFLGEQLTTWQWVGVILTLVSITLINQRHRLQPTPVAEPVPVPVSAESRP, from the coding sequence ATGCTGCGTTTGTTGGGGTTGGTCAGTCCGTTTTTCTTCTGGGGCACGGCGATGATTGTGATGAAGGCCCTGCTGCCGGAAACGGGGCCGTGGTTTGTGGGGGCCTTTCGGCTGATACCGGCGGGGGTTTTGGTGCTAACGGCAGCCCTAGTTTTAGGGCGACCTCAGCCCCGGACATGGCTGGCTTGGCTAGGCATTCTCCTGTTTGCTCTGGTGGATGGCGCCCTGTTTCAAGGGTTTTTGGTCACCGGCTTGGCGCGTACCCAGGCGGGTTTGGGTTCGGTGATGATTGATTCCCAGCCCTTGGCGGTGGCCCTGCTGGCCTGGCTACTCTATGGCGAGGTGATTGGGCTGTGGGGTTGGATCGGGTTAGTGTTGGGGGTCACGGGCATTGCCCTGATTGCCCTGTCGCCCCAGGAATGGCTGCAGGGGGTCAACTGGTGGGGTCATGGGGAATGGTGGATGTTACTGGCGGCGTTGGCGATGGCCGTGGGCACGGTGATGATGCGCTGGTTGAGTCGTTGGGCGGACCCCTTGGTGGCGACGGGCTGGCACATGGTGCTGGGGGGTGTACCGCTGTTGGTGCTGTCAGTGATGCAGGAGGGACCGGTCTGGCAGCACTTGACCGGCTGGGATTGGCTGGGGCTGGCCTACACCACCGTGTTGGGGAGTGCGGCTTCCTATGGGTTGTTTTTCTATCTGGCGGCCAAGGGGAATCTCACCAGTCTCAGCGCGCTGACTTTCCTAACGCCGGTGTTTGCCTTAACCTTTGGGGCTTTGTTTCTGGGGGAACAACTCACGACGTGGCAGTGGGTGGGCGTGATTTTAACGCTGGTGAGCATCACCTTGATTAACCAGCGACACCGGTTGCAGCCAACACCGGTAGCGGAACCTGTCCCTGTTCCGGTGTCCGCGGAATCCCGGCCTTGA